A single genomic interval of Thermovirga sp. harbors:
- the truB gene encoding tRNA pseudouridine(55) synthase TruB, producing the protein MRSGFLIIDKVPGTRSTQCVNLAKKILGGKTRVGHGGTLDSGASGVLVLLIGRATRTSRFVMMLPKTYLATARLGIRTDTDDLSGEVISAGDIGEVDEEGVDRALFSLYGHRDQVPPAFSAVKVKGRRAHLMARKGYDVELAARPVLITSLRRTGPIMEGRDVPLKINCHQGTYVRSIVRDLGEFIGCGATVLSLQRESLGPFFAADALSSDDMASMESTSLEERILPLSFLSSSFTSYQASRDEEEAIASGSPLRVGELTRSGWGRYRTGEFVLIFGKKIVSFARIESGGGAGLARPVTNLALEGP; encoded by the coding sequence ATGAGATCGGGATTTCTGATCATTGACAAGGTGCCGGGCACAAGAAGTACCCAATGCGTCAACCTGGCAAAAAAGATCCTGGGCGGCAAGACGCGGGTGGGGCATGGGGGTACCCTGGATTCGGGGGCTTCCGGGGTTCTCGTCCTGCTGATCGGAAGGGCCACGAGAACTTCCCGTTTCGTGATGATGCTGCCCAAGACCTACCTGGCCACGGCGCGCCTGGGAATTAGGACTGACACCGATGACCTTTCCGGCGAGGTTATTTCCGCTGGTGACATTGGCGAGGTTGATGAGGAGGGTGTCGACAGGGCCCTGTTTTCCCTTTACGGCCACAGGGACCAGGTTCCACCAGCTTTTTCGGCGGTCAAGGTCAAAGGCAGGAGGGCTCATTTGATGGCAAGGAAGGGTTACGATGTGGAGCTGGCCGCGAGGCCGGTGCTGATCACGTCCCTCCGGAGGACCGGCCCCATAATGGAAGGGCGGGATGTGCCCTTGAAGATAAACTGCCACCAGGGTACCTACGTCAGAAGCATCGTAAGGGATCTTGGAGAATTTATCGGATGCGGAGCCACTGTTTTAAGCCTCCAGAGGGAATCCCTCGGCCCCTTTTTTGCGGCCGATGCCTTGTCCAGCGATGATATGGCCTCGATGGAATCCACTTCCCTCGAGGAGAGAATCCTTCCCCTTTCATTCCTTTCAAGCAGTTTTACATCCTACCAGGCTTCCCGTGACGAGGAAGAGGCGATCGCCTCCGGGAGTCCCTTGCGGGTGGGGGAGCTGACGCGAAGCGGTTGGGGAAGATATCGGACCGGGGAGTTCGTCCTTATCTTTGGAAAGAAAATAGTGTCTTTCGCGCGGATCGAATCCGGAGGCGGCGCCGGCTTGGCCAGGCCCGTCACCAACCTGGCGTTGGAAGGACCGTAA
- the rbfA gene encoding 30S ribosome-binding factor RbfA, whose product MTTFRIERINRELLRRISDLIRTRIKDDTLKEAVLSEVSCSKDLSHAKVYFRALTPGSRENVEVSLNRTAGVMRSMLGKSMRLRQVPELHFIYDATEDRAQAIEDILDSLDLPEVEEETEDAGC is encoded by the coding sequence ATGACGACTTTCAGGATTGAAAGGATAAACAGGGAACTGTTACGCAGGATCTCGGACCTGATAAGGACGAGGATCAAGGATGATACCTTAAAGGAGGCCGTGCTTTCGGAGGTCTCCTGCAGCAAAGACCTTTCACACGCCAAGGTTTATTTCAGGGCTCTTACCCCGGGAAGCCGCGAGAATGTCGAGGTATCGCTCAACAGGACCGCGGGAGTGATGAGGTCCATGCTCGGGAAAAGTATGCGGCTAAGGCAAGTGCCGGAACTCCATTTCATATACGATGCTACCGAGGACCGGGCCCAGGCCATAGAGGATATACTTGACAGCCTGGACCTCCCCGAAGTAGAGGAAGAAACGGAGGATGCCGGCTGTTGA
- a CDS encoding YlxR family protein: MTGAGAGHEKRKRPRTCAGCGGEFPKRDLLRIVRRPDGQVVVDLPGKTPGRGAYICRRLECLERALKRKQLSRSLKVKVPEELVASLMILLKENGASDSPGGEGIE, translated from the coding sequence GTGACGGGAGCCGGCGCCGGCCATGAAAAAAGAAAAAGACCCAGGACCTGCGCGGGTTGCGGAGGAGAGTTCCCTAAAAGGGATTTGTTGAGGATCGTCAGGCGCCCCGATGGCCAGGTCGTGGTCGACCTTCCAGGGAAGACTCCCGGCAGGGGGGCTTACATCTGCCGAAGACTCGAGTGCCTCGAACGGGCCTTGAAAAGGAAGCAGCTTTCCCGGTCCCTCAAGGTCAAGGTGCCTGAAGAACTTGTGGCATCGCTGATGATTCTGCTGAAGGAGAACGGTGCTTCCGATTCCCCGGGGGGCGAAGGCATTGAATGA
- a CDS encoding ribosome maturation factor RimP, which translates to MARQIEKETMRRMHGSIRELVEATGYEYVLSELALEEGRPVLRVLIDSLGGINVKDCEIVSRKLGRMLDDFDPGLPERYFLQVSSPGVERPLITMSDFERFAGKRARIKLKESVKDRKNLTGTIVATSGEVVLFDDDELGQVNIPFVDMARSNLVFEMPGQARTDVKGKKKRGQQ; encoded by the coding sequence ATGGCAAGACAGATTGAAAAGGAAACCATGCGCAGGATGCACGGTTCCATCAGGGAACTGGTGGAGGCCACCGGTTACGAGTACGTCCTGTCGGAACTGGCCCTGGAAGAAGGCCGTCCCGTGCTCAGGGTATTGATCGATAGCCTGGGGGGCATCAACGTGAAGGATTGTGAGATCGTTTCAAGGAAACTCGGGAGAATGCTCGACGACTTCGACCCGGGGCTTCCCGAGAGGTACTTCCTCCAGGTGAGTTCTCCCGGCGTCGAGAGGCCCTTGATAACGATGTCCGACTTCGAGCGCTTCGCGGGGAAGAGGGCGAGGATCAAGCTGAAGGAGAGCGTCAAAGACCGCAAGAACCTGACCGGTACCATCGTGGCGACCTCCGGAGAGGTCGTTCTCTTCGATGACGACGAATTGGGGCAGGTCAACATCCCCTTCGTTGACATGGCAAGATCTAATCTCGTCTTTGAAATGCCTGGCCAGGCCAGGACCGATGTCAAGGGAAAGAAGAAAAGGGGGCAGCAGTAA
- the infB gene encoding translation initiation factor IF-2, whose protein sequence is MSKIRVYELAKMLGKSNKEMMNLLKDLGIEVNNHMNSIESETAQLVEDALLEKSEKPAGDEKPPKRVVVPRGAPINEVATLLDKKAGELVRILVSSGHMIPADSPVTDEILEVLSAELGFEIVADDEEALEDHAVLTKKPVFKGENLQERAPIITVMGHVDHGKTTLLDHIRKTRITETEAGGITQHIGASTVVHKGRRIVFLDTPGHEAFTAMRARGAQATDIVILVVAADDGVKPQTIEALNHAKASGVPIVVAVNKVDKPEARPDRVRQQLSDHGLVPEEWGGDTIAVDISAVTGHGIDQLLEMVLIVADLLELKADPTVSPEGIVIEARLDKGKGPVATVLVQQGTLRRGDVVQTDSAWGRIRAMIDDAGNQTDEAGPSTAVEILGFSAVPQPGELFSLAKNEKEARQAISDREAARKRAGSAPPKKITLEEMYDRMQMEETPVLSVVLKCDVQGSLEALKASLKKIETSEVGIQFVHEGVGRISESDVMLASASNAIIIGFNVRPDPNARRIAEDEGVQIRLYRIIYDVIEDVHAALEGMLAPTLREHVLGQAEIRAIFKVPKAGKVAGCYVTDGVIKRGAKVRLIRDGVVFWEGSLSALRRFKDDAREVSAGYECGMSFSNQQDFQEGDTVEAFELVEERRTLER, encoded by the coding sequence ATGAGTAAGATCAGGGTCTATGAACTGGCAAAGATGCTGGGAAAGTCAAACAAGGAAATGATGAATCTTCTGAAGGACCTCGGTATAGAGGTCAACAATCATATGAACTCTATAGAATCGGAAACGGCGCAGCTGGTGGAAGACGCCCTCCTCGAAAAAAGCGAGAAGCCTGCCGGGGATGAGAAACCGCCAAAAAGGGTGGTCGTCCCCAGGGGAGCCCCGATAAACGAGGTAGCGACCCTGCTGGATAAGAAAGCCGGTGAACTCGTCAGGATCCTCGTCTCCTCGGGTCACATGATCCCGGCCGATTCGCCGGTAACCGATGAGATTCTCGAGGTCCTCTCCGCCGAACTCGGTTTTGAGATCGTGGCCGACGACGAAGAAGCTCTGGAGGACCACGCGGTTTTAACCAAGAAGCCGGTTTTCAAGGGAGAAAATCTCCAGGAGAGAGCCCCCATAATAACCGTAATGGGACACGTTGACCACGGAAAAACCACCCTTCTTGACCATATCAGGAAAACCAGGATCACCGAGACCGAGGCGGGAGGCATTACCCAGCATATAGGCGCTTCCACGGTGGTCCACAAGGGAAGAAGGATCGTCTTCCTGGACACGCCCGGGCACGAAGCCTTCACGGCTATGAGGGCCAGGGGGGCCCAGGCCACGGACATCGTGATCCTGGTGGTTGCGGCCGACGACGGCGTCAAACCCCAGACCATCGAGGCCCTTAATCATGCCAAGGCTTCGGGTGTACCGATCGTGGTGGCGGTCAACAAGGTCGATAAACCCGAGGCCCGACCCGACCGCGTCCGGCAACAATTGTCGGATCACGGGCTTGTCCCCGAGGAGTGGGGCGGGGACACCATCGCCGTGGATATTTCGGCTGTAACCGGTCATGGAATAGATCAACTCCTGGAGATGGTCCTCATCGTGGCCGATCTGCTTGAGCTCAAGGCCGATCCCACGGTCTCACCCGAGGGGATCGTGATCGAGGCGAGGCTCGATAAAGGCAAGGGTCCGGTGGCCACCGTCCTGGTCCAACAGGGCACGCTGAGAAGGGGAGATGTCGTCCAGACCGATTCAGCCTGGGGAAGGATCAGGGCCATGATCGACGATGCCGGGAACCAGACCGATGAGGCCGGTCCCAGCACGGCGGTGGAGATACTGGGGTTCTCGGCGGTCCCCCAGCCGGGAGAATTGTTCTCCCTGGCCAAAAACGAAAAGGAAGCCCGCCAGGCGATCAGCGACAGGGAGGCCGCCAGGAAAAGGGCGGGATCGGCCCCCCCGAAGAAGATCACCCTCGAGGAAATGTACGACCGCATGCAGATGGAGGAGACCCCTGTCCTCTCAGTGGTCCTCAAGTGCGATGTCCAGGGGTCGCTGGAAGCCCTTAAGGCCTCATTGAAGAAGATCGAGACCAGCGAGGTGGGCATCCAGTTCGTCCATGAGGGTGTCGGAAGGATTTCCGAGTCGGATGTTATGCTTGCTTCAGCCTCGAACGCCATTATCATCGGCTTCAACGTCAGGCCCGACCCCAACGCCAGGAGGATCGCGGAAGACGAGGGGGTCCAGATCAGGCTTTACAGGATAATTTATGATGTAATCGAGGATGTTCATGCTGCCCTCGAGGGCATGCTGGCGCCTACTCTCCGGGAGCATGTCCTGGGACAGGCCGAGATCCGGGCGATCTTCAAGGTTCCCAAGGCCGGGAAGGTAGCCGGCTGCTATGTGACCGACGGGGTGATCAAGCGGGGAGCGAAGGTAAGGCTGATCAGGGATGGCGTGGTCTTTTGGGAAGGCAGCCTCTCCGCGCTCAGGAGGTTCAAGGACGATGCCAGGGAAGTATCCGCGGGATATGAATGCGGCATGAGCTTCTCAAACCAGCAGGATTTCCAGGAAGGGGATACGGTTGAAGCCTTTGAACTGGTAGAGGAAAGGAGAACCCTGGAAAGATGA
- a CDS encoding protein-L-isoaspartate(D-aspartate) O-methyltransferase: MVLSQIEVRGIRDEKILEAFRNVPRHLFVPERLRKWAFDDNPLPLENGQTISQPYMVALMTSRLEVDAGMKVLEIGTGSGYQAAILAWMGAEVHTIERIASMARSASLLLDELGYQVKVYHRDGKLGLPEEAPFDRVIVTAVATSVPSALMEQTARNARIVIPVIVPGGTERLLTRVKEGGRYRDEWGEYCRFVSLLEGTVE; the protein is encoded by the coding sequence ATGGTCCTTTCCCAGATCGAGGTCAGGGGTATCAGGGACGAGAAGATCCTTGAAGCGTTCAGAAACGTCCCGCGCCACCTTTTCGTTCCCGAAAGGCTCAGGAAATGGGCTTTCGATGATAACCCCCTCCCTCTGGAAAATGGCCAGACCATATCACAACCCTATATGGTGGCCCTGATGACATCCCGGCTTGAGGTCGACGCCGGTATGAAGGTCCTTGAAATTGGCACTGGTTCGGGCTACCAGGCGGCCATCCTCGCCTGGATGGGCGCGGAGGTTCATACCATTGAGCGGATCGCCTCAATGGCCAGGTCAGCCTCGCTTCTCCTGGACGAACTCGGCTACCAGGTCAAGGTTTATCACAGGGATGGGAAGCTCGGACTGCCCGAGGAAGCCCCTTTTGACCGTGTCATCGTGACGGCGGTCGCCACCTCCGTGCCTTCGGCCTTGATGGAGCAAACGGCCCGGAACGCAAGGATCGTCATTCCCGTGATTGTCCCCGGCGGAACGGAAAGGCTCCTGACCAGGGTCAAGGAAGGCGGTCGTTACAGGGATGAATGGGGGGAGTACTGCCGTTTTGTGTCCCTCCTGGAGGGCACCGTTGAATAA
- the ribF gene encoding riboflavin biosynthesis protein RibF, which translates to MIAVVGSFDGFHLGHRRLFKTAENLSQNISDSWCVVTFFPHPQSVLDRKAFLPLFTEPEKDILGKCLGIPEIVRLHFSKDLAEMEPDDFLGFLEDNLFIRGLVVGEDFRFGRNRRGDAVLLRELASRRGWKVEVVPHLATPSGRKIGSRLIRERVIKGDLADASTDLGHPFMIRGVVVHGDGRGRTIGFPTINLSLPGIKLMPARGVYAGGVAFGSDALPAAVNIGLNPTFPGVGELRCEAYIPGFRGELYGKEVSLFFFRRLRREKAFPAVSLLVEQMKTDVRSTLAEWDGTGEETKRFMSCCGP; encoded by the coding sequence ATGATAGCCGTTGTTGGATCCTTTGACGGTTTTCACCTTGGACACAGGAGGCTCTTCAAGACCGCGGAAAACCTTTCGCAAAATATTTCCGATTCCTGGTGCGTGGTGACCTTTTTCCCCCATCCCCAGTCCGTTTTGGACCGCAAAGCTTTTTTGCCCCTTTTCACCGAGCCGGAAAAGGACATCCTCGGGAAATGCCTGGGCATACCGGAAATAGTCAGGTTGCATTTTTCCAAAGATTTGGCGGAGATGGAGCCCGATGATTTTCTTGGATTCCTGGAGGACAACCTTTTCATCAGGGGACTTGTCGTGGGAGAGGATTTCCGTTTCGGCAGGAATCGGCGCGGCGACGCGGTACTCCTGAGAGAACTCGCCTCCAGGCGAGGTTGGAAGGTCGAGGTCGTTCCTCATCTTGCCACCCCTTCCGGGAGGAAGATTGGAAGCAGGCTCATCAGGGAGCGCGTTATCAAGGGAGATTTGGCCGATGCCTCAACGGACCTTGGCCATCCCTTCATGATCAGGGGCGTCGTCGTTCACGGCGATGGAAGAGGCAGGACGATCGGTTTCCCGACGATAAATCTTTCACTCCCCGGCATTAAATTGATGCCCGCCAGGGGCGTTTACGCTGGAGGGGTTGCCTTCGGTTCCGATGCTCTCCCAGCGGCGGTCAACATCGGGTTGAACCCGACCTTCCCCGGCGTGGGGGAGCTCAGGTGCGAGGCTTACATCCCCGGCTTCAGGGGTGAACTATACGGGAAAGAGGTTTCGCTTTTCTTTTTCAGGAGGCTCAGGAGGGAAAAAGCTTTTCCCGCCGTTTCCCTGCTGGTGGAGCAGATGAAGACCGACGTGAGAAGCACCTTGGCGGAATGGGACGGAACGGGAGAAGAGACGAAGAGATTCATGTCCTGCTGCGGCCCCTGA
- the nusA gene encoding transcription termination/antitermination protein NusA encodes MQLGRDFLRALKQITQERNLPLEVISSGLEAALVSAYRKYRGGNQNVEVYVALENGEISINEVRQIVEEVSDADTELTLEDAARLGFNDLEVGDIVRVEVEPEKFGRIAAQTARQVIIQRLKDAERQIIYEEFSDKIGDLINGVVFKSEDEQVLVRLNDRTEAILPREERIVGESYALGSRMKFYLVEVRQTTRGPKIIVSRSHPGLLRRLLELEIPEVREGTIEIKEIVRESGVRAKVAVSTLDQNVDPVGACIGSGGARIKSISKELGGERIDVVVWSSDPLAFIRNALSPARVLKVEPVLEQERSVQVFVRPDHLSLAIGKAGQNVRLAARLTKWKIDIKVLEPEKLPTLQDLFDELVNPEEAEL; translated from the coding sequence ATGCAGCTGGGACGCGATTTCCTTCGAGCCCTGAAGCAGATAACGCAGGAGAGAAACCTGCCCTTGGAGGTCATATCCTCGGGACTGGAGGCGGCCCTGGTATCGGCCTACCGCAAGTACAGGGGAGGCAACCAGAATGTTGAGGTATACGTGGCCCTCGAGAACGGGGAGATATCCATCAACGAAGTCAGGCAAATCGTTGAAGAGGTCAGCGACGCCGATACGGAGCTGACCCTTGAGGACGCCGCCAGGCTGGGTTTTAATGACCTTGAGGTTGGGGATATTGTCCGGGTGGAGGTCGAGCCTGAAAAGTTTGGCCGTATAGCGGCCCAGACCGCCAGGCAGGTCATCATACAAAGGCTGAAGGATGCCGAGAGGCAGATCATCTACGAGGAGTTCTCCGACAAGATCGGTGATCTCATCAATGGCGTGGTCTTCAAATCGGAGGACGAACAGGTCCTGGTTCGGCTCAACGACAGGACGGAGGCCATCCTGCCCAGGGAGGAGAGGATCGTGGGAGAATCCTATGCCCTGGGAAGCAGGATGAAGTTTTATCTCGTAGAGGTGAGGCAAACTACGAGGGGACCCAAGATAATCGTCTCCCGGAGTCACCCCGGGCTGCTGAGGAGGCTCCTGGAACTGGAGATACCCGAGGTGAGGGAGGGGACCATCGAGATCAAGGAGATCGTCAGGGAATCCGGCGTGAGGGCCAAGGTGGCCGTTTCCACCCTGGACCAGAACGTGGATCCCGTGGGTGCCTGCATCGGCAGCGGCGGGGCCAGGATCAAATCCATAAGCAAGGAACTCGGGGGTGAAAGGATCGACGTGGTCGTATGGAGCAGCGACCCCCTGGCTTTCATCAGGAATGCCCTGTCGCCGGCCCGGGTCCTGAAGGTCGAACCGGTCCTGGAGCAGGAGAGATCGGTCCAGGTCTTCGTCAGGCCCGATCATCTCTCCCTGGCCATAGGAAAAGCCGGACAGAATGTCAGGTTGGCGGCGCGCCTTACCAAGTGGAAAATCGATATCAAGGTCCTGGAACCTGAAAAGTTACCGACCCTCCAAGACCTTTTCGATGAACTGGTCAACCCCGAAGAGGCTGAGTTGTGA
- a CDS encoding bifunctional oligoribonuclease/PAP phosphatase NrnA — MKDLHGMVSLLESVPEWIIVAHEKPDGDTLGCGSALFLQGASMGKKCSWYGPDPFPRVYGFLPFHERYVAAASLESSVRSAYLAVIVLDTSNPERTLKGLPSPGEKAVVINIDHHGDNSRFGSLNWVDEGASSVGLMVHDLFLAAQWEISTKVAESLLTAIATDTGFFRFPSTDERTLRVAADLVGRGGKPSRIFRMVYENRSLEGIHLWGRGLSRASLHLDGRVCVTYLSREDLAALGARRDDTENLVNTLLSVSGVQVAALFQEDEGYCRVSIRTKEPMNARKIAALWGGGGHERASGCKMEDNPERSLEAFIRRLEDLDEIGISDH, encoded by the coding sequence TTGAAGGACCTTCACGGGATGGTCAGCCTCCTTGAAAGTGTGCCGGAGTGGATCATCGTGGCCCATGAAAAACCCGACGGCGATACGTTGGGTTGCGGGAGCGCCCTTTTCCTCCAGGGCGCGTCCATGGGCAAGAAGTGTTCGTGGTACGGCCCCGACCCTTTCCCCAGGGTGTACGGGTTTTTACCCTTCCATGAAAGGTATGTCGCCGCGGCATCTCTCGAAAGCAGCGTGCGTTCAGCCTACCTGGCCGTAATCGTGTTGGATACGAGCAACCCCGAAAGGACCCTGAAAGGACTTCCATCCCCCGGCGAAAAGGCCGTTGTCATCAATATAGACCATCATGGCGACAATAGCAGGTTCGGGTCGCTGAACTGGGTCGACGAAGGAGCGTCTTCGGTGGGCTTGATGGTCCATGATCTTTTCCTCGCGGCACAGTGGGAGATCTCCACGAAAGTGGCCGAATCACTGCTCACGGCCATCGCCACCGATACGGGTTTTTTCCGGTTTCCTTCGACGGATGAGAGGACGTTAAGGGTCGCGGCGGACCTGGTGGGCCGAGGAGGCAAACCTTCCAGGATCTTCCGGATGGTTTACGAAAACCGTTCCCTGGAGGGGATCCATCTTTGGGGAAGAGGGCTTTCCCGGGCCAGCCTTCACCTGGACGGTCGGGTCTGCGTCACCTACCTGTCGAGGGAGGATCTGGCCGCCCTTGGAGCTAGGAGGGACGACACGGAGAACCTGGTAAACACCCTGCTCTCCGTCAGCGGCGTTCAGGTCGCCGCCCTTTTCCAGGAGGACGAGGGATACTGTCGCGTCAGCATCCGGACAAAAGAGCCCATGAACGCCAGGAAGATAGCAGCCCTCTGGGGTGGAGGCGGTCACGAGCGAGCGTCGGGGTGCAAGATGGAGGATAACCCTGAAAGATCACTCGAGGCTTTCATCAGGAGGCTGGAGGATCTGGATGAGATCGGGATTTCTGATCATTGA
- the guaB gene encoding IMP dehydrogenase, which produces MDGPEMRIIGDGLTFDDVLLVPSYSEVMPSQVDVSSCLTSDISLNIPFCSSAMDTVTESRMAIALAREGGIGIIHRNMDCEKQVAEVDKVKRSESGVIVDPFYLHPDDLVRDAVELMDHYHISGVPIVDGRRKLVGIITNRDLRFITDYQQPISRVMTHENLVTAPVGTDLEGATKILMKHKIEKLPIVDREGILKGLITIKDIQKARDFPKASKDSRGRLRVGAALGVGEGALERAGNLVEAGIDVLVVDTAHGHSKSVVETIRHIRRNFPDVALVGGNIATGEAAEALIDAGADAAKVGVGPGSICTTRVIAGIGIPQLSAIIKVAAVAHSRGKTVIADGGIRYSGDVVKAIAAGADSVMVGSLFAGTDESPGEVVIYRGRSFKSYRGMGSLGAMSIGESKDRYFQEGQTEEKLVPEGIEGLVPYKGPMSAITYQLVGGLRSGMGYVGASDIEELRRKAAFVRITGAGVKESHPHDVVITKEAPNYRME; this is translated from the coding sequence GACCTCCGATATCAGCCTCAATATCCCCTTTTGCAGCTCCGCCATGGATACGGTTACCGAAAGCCGCATGGCCATTGCCCTTGCCAGGGAAGGCGGTATAGGCATCATCCACCGCAATATGGATTGCGAAAAGCAGGTAGCCGAGGTGGACAAGGTAAAACGTTCCGAGTCGGGGGTCATAGTGGACCCCTTTTATCTCCACCCCGACGATCTTGTCAGGGACGCAGTGGAACTCATGGACCATTACCATATATCGGGAGTTCCCATAGTCGATGGCCGACGGAAACTGGTAGGGATAATAACCAACCGCGATCTCCGGTTCATCACCGATTACCAGCAGCCCATCAGCAGGGTGATGACCCATGAAAACCTGGTCACGGCGCCCGTAGGGACCGATCTTGAAGGCGCGACCAAGATCCTGATGAAGCATAAGATCGAAAAATTGCCCATCGTCGACCGTGAGGGGATATTGAAAGGCCTGATCACCATAAAGGATATCCAGAAGGCCAGGGACTTTCCCAAGGCCTCCAAGGATTCCCGAGGCAGGCTCCGAGTCGGGGCGGCCCTGGGGGTCGGAGAGGGCGCCCTGGAAAGGGCAGGGAACCTGGTGGAGGCCGGCATCGATGTCCTCGTCGTGGATACGGCCCACGGACACTCCAAGTCCGTCGTGGAGACCATAAGACATATCAGGAGGAACTTCCCCGACGTGGCCCTGGTGGGGGGCAATATCGCCACGGGGGAGGCGGCCGAGGCCCTGATCGACGCGGGCGCCGACGCCGCCAAGGTCGGGGTGGGTCCCGGATCGATTTGCACCACCAGGGTGATCGCCGGGATAGGGATTCCCCAACTTTCGGCGATCATAAAAGTCGCTGCCGTGGCCCATTCCAGAGGAAAGACCGTCATCGCCGATGGCGGGATCCGCTATTCCGGCGATGTGGTCAAGGCCATCGCCGCCGGGGCCGATTCGGTGATGGTGGGATCGCTTTTCGCAGGCACCGACGAGAGTCCCGGCGAGGTGGTCATCTACCGGGGCCGATCCTTCAAGAGTTATCGGGGAATGGGTTCCCTCGGGGCCATGAGCATCGGGGAGAGCAAGGACCGTTACTTCCAGGAAGGCCAGACGGAGGAAAAACTCGTTCCCGAAGGAATCGAGGGTCTCGTGCCCTACAAGGGGCCCATGAGCGCCATCACCTATCAACTCGTAGGGGGCCTGAGGTCCGGCATGGGTTACGTAGGAGCCTCCGATATCGAGGAACTGCGAAGGAAGGCTGCCTTTGTCAGGATAACCGGGGCCGGCGTCAAGGAGAGCCACCCCCATGATGTCGTAATTACGAAGGAGGCCCCGAATTACCGGATGGAATAA
- a CDS encoding DUF503 domain-containing protein has translation MRERAAFCGMLFVHLKIPEATSLKDRRQVTRSILGRARSRFNVSAADLGPDGSCQEGFLAFSALSSSHSGAEERIDSLMRLVRSMEEKGDFFLVREKKEVKRYDDFQD, from the coding sequence ATGAGGGAACGGGCCGCCTTCTGCGGCATGTTATTTGTTCACCTTAAAATACCTGAAGCCACCAGCCTGAAGGACAGGAGGCAGGTGACGAGGTCCATCCTGGGAAGGGCGCGGAGCAGGTTCAACGTCTCCGCCGCGGATCTCGGACCCGATGGGTCCTGCCAGGAAGGTTTCCTGGCCTTTTCCGCCCTGTCGTCTTCCCATTCCGGGGCTGAAGAAAGGATCGACTCGTTGATGCGCCTGGTCCGTTCAATGGAAGAAAAGGGGGACTTCTTTCTGGTACGCGAGAAGAAAGAGGTAAAAAGATATGACGACTTTCAGGATTGA
- a CDS encoding DUF1850 domain-containing protein: MKIKPRTFAATIFSLFLFMTCTPVSILEISDGKAVLHSSPIPVGYSFTTRYIHSVERTPVEDDYRVVGGKIWAWEERVVSQNAGLPIVIPRNGKLIVDGQWFRFRGGRSAWERFYYRVGDEKFGRNILILPGRLQVIHELFRIYPSRRLDFSVGVRPFWEALSKARHL, from the coding sequence ATGAAAATCAAACCTCGAACATTCGCCGCGACTATATTTTCTCTTTTTCTGTTCATGACCTGTACACCCGTCTCGATCCTGGAAATTTCCGATGGCAAAGCAGTGTTGCATTCAAGTCCCATACCGGTGGGGTATTCTTTCACCACGAGGTACATCCACTCCGTTGAAAGAACCCCCGTTGAAGACGATTACAGGGTAGTGGGGGGAAAGATCTGGGCCTGGGAAGAGCGAGTGGTCTCGCAGAACGCCGGCCTTCCTATCGTAATTCCCAGAAACGGCAAGTTGATCGTGGACGGACAGTGGTTCCGATTCCGGGGTGGAAGAAGCGCTTGGGAAAGATTTTACTACAGGGTAGGCGACGAAAAGTTCGGCAGGAACATCCTCATTCTCCCCGGGAGGTTACAGGTGATCCATGAACTTTTCAGGATTTACCCATCCAGAAGATTGGATTTCTCCGTAGGTGTCAGGCCTTTTTGGGAGGCCCTTTCCAAAGCACGGCATCTGTGA